In Eriocheir sinensis breed Jianghai 21 chromosome 52, ASM2467909v1, whole genome shotgun sequence, one genomic interval encodes:
- the LOC126982840 gene encoding DNA mismatch repair protein Msh3-like — protein sequence MQQVLADTSFFKMSGMNSKKQPTISKFFASMNRGGAKNFTTDEEKKEKNHVQVAEVSVSPAIKRANSSSKGGRGGKSSAKKAKIENDKNSPPSSSPTQNGSPKKRELGAWTKTRLNAFSCDPEPEENGVTSMDVDEVESSLETSQKNDKNGVGSRLDSFKNTNNSSTSQSSSARGLSSFKAAPQTASVRMKLTPLEQQVADIKNKQPDVLLFVECGYKYRFFGNDAAIKLLLKELNIIAHLDHSFMTPASLHTARRVCTPGWWPKVCALGR from the exons ATGCAGCAAGTCCTGGCAGATACAAG ttttttcaagATGTCTGGCATGAATTCCAAGAAACAGCCCACAATCTCGAAGTTTTTTGCCTCCATGAacagaggaggagcaaaaaactTCACCacagatgaggagaagaaagagaaaaatcatgTCCAGGTGGCAGAG GTCAGTGTATCTCCGGCCATCAAGCGAGCCAACAGcagcagcaagggaggcagaggaggcaaAAGCTCAGCAAAGAAAGCAAAGATCGAGAATGACAAGAAcagtcccccttcctcctccccaacccaGAACGGCAGCCCCAAGAAGAGGGAGCTTGGAGCGTGGACAAAAACAAGACTCAATGCTTTTTCTTGTG aTCCAGAGCCTGAGGAGAATGGGGTAACCTCTATGGACGTGGATGAAGTGGAGTCGTCACTAGAAACTTCCCAAAAGAATGACAAGAATGGTGTTGGGAGCAGACTGGATTCTTTCAA GAACACAAACAACAGCAGCACCAGTCAATCTTCGTCTGCTAGGGGTCTGTCCTCCTTCAAGGCTGCTCCTCAGACTGCTAGCGTTCGGATGAAACTGACCCCCCTGGAGCAACAGGTGGCGGACATCAAGAACAAGCAGCCTGACGTCCTGCTGTTTGTCGAGTGTGGCTACAAGTACAG GTTTTTTGGCAATGATGCAGCCATTAAATTGCTGCTAAAGGAACTGAACATCATTGCTCACCTGGACCACAGCTTCATGACGCCAGCATCCCTACACACCGCTAGGCGTGTATGTACGCCCGGCTGGTGGCCAAAGGTGTGTGCTCTGGGCAGGTAA
- the LOC126982841 gene encoding LOW QUALITY PROTEIN: DNA mismatch repair protein Msh3-like (The sequence of the model RefSeq protein was modified relative to this genomic sequence to represent the inferred CDS: inserted 3 bases in 2 codons; substituted 1 base at 1 genomic stop codon) — protein sequence MGTCREGPMAAMLLVLSEAIQPSTGDIIYDTFEDSKTRTELLNRLDHLQPVEAVVSPSTSELTTTTITTSATKNDDCIRIERLDESKFDYSNSLKLIVTLFEDEEEKVKHISCLPSSVVGCLGATLQYLAEFKLDGIVKMAGSIEKYSSSRHHMRLSGATLRNLEVLANASDGGTKGSLFWALDNTQTKFGSRLLRRWVTQPLLEAGEIKERQDMVEEMMTSDAPVLVKLKSALYKLPDFERAITTIFHKKCSPHEFWLAVQGLSRLHSELSRVGGNVRQSHLPASWSSSGRMDGLXNVEAYAANINEASAKEGKKTTLLRDFSEYPNVIARQQEIADMEQKLNGLIPDIARTLGVPAFKYTTVSGLEXLIEVTNSRLKAVPKNWSKISSTKAVSRFRSPEIEKHFQRLQQLREQLQMDCHEAWIKVLESFSSHYHRHRQAVRSLATLDALVSLAAVAKAQGYCRPTLSEKGSGGAMLKIVQGRHPVVCQIQTGDXQYVANDTNMEVDGERVMLVTGPNMGGKSCYMRQVALIALMAQMGSFVPAESVDMTILDGIYTRMGAADEIFSGRSTFMVEVGETADIMREATKDSLVILDELGRGTSTHDGVAVAMAVLDHFLNRVGCLTIFVTHYLPLTDFGRIYPSQVGNYHMAFIVNDEEENNGVEAVTFLYQLTSGSAGQSYGLNVARLAEVPQPILVRASEKSSELEKTCISKRKRIELFQELMTTKDTEELRQQLTVLKNMNEGIDSGVESG from the exons ATGGGGACGTGTCGGGAGGGACCAATGGCCGCTATGCTCCTGGTGCTGAGTGAA GCCATCCAGCCCAGCACGGGGGACATCATTTATGACACGTTCGAGGACTCCAAGACAAGGACAGAGCTGTTGAACCGTCTGGACCACCTGCAGCCCGTGGAAGCCGTTGTGTCACCCAGCACCTCGGagctcaccactaccaccatcaccacatcagccACCAA GAATGACGACTGCATCCGAATTGAGCGCCTGGACGAGAGCAAGTTTGACTACAGCAACTCACTCAAGCTCATCGTGACCCTgtttgaagacgaggaggagaaggtgaagcaCATCTCCTGTCTTCCGTCCAGTGTGGTTGGCTGTCTCGGTGCCACGCTGCAGTACCTAGCCGAGTTCAAGCTCGATGGCATTGTGAAGATGGCCGG GTCCATCGAGAAATACAGCTCCAGCCGTCACCACATGCGCCTCTCGGGGGCCACACTGCGTAACCTGGAGGTGCTGGCCAACGCATCAGACGGGGGCACCAAGGGCAGCCTCTTCTGGGCCCTGGACAACACACAGACAAAGTTTGGGTCCAG GTTGTTGAGGCGGTGGGTCACACAGCCTCTGCTGGAAGCGGGAGAGATCAAGGAGCGGCAAGACATGGTGGAGGAGATGATGACCTCAGACGCCCCAGTGCTGGTAAAGCTGAAGTCTGCCCTCTACAAGCTGCCAGACTTTGAGAgggccatcaccaccattttccaTAAGAAG TGCAGCCCCCATGAGTTCTGGCTGGCAGTGCAAGGCCTCAGCCGCCTCCACTCCGAGCTGTCAAGAGTTGGAGGGAACGTGAGACAGTCTCACCTCCCTGCCTCGTGGAGCTCCTCCGGACGTATGGATGGGCT CAACGTCGAGGCCTACGCAGCTAATATTAACGAGGCCAGTGCAAA AGAAGGCAAGAAAACTACACTTCTGAGGGATTTCTCAGAGTACCCAAATGTTATAGCGAGGCAGCAGGAAATAGCAGATATGGAGCAGAAGCTGAATGGTCTTATTCCGGATATTGCAAGG ACCCTTGGAGTTCCTGCCTTCAAATACACAACAGTGTCTGGCCTCG AACTCATTGAAGTCACCAACTCACGCCTCAAAGCTGTCCCCAAAAACTGGTCTAAGATAAGCTC GACAAAAGCAGTCAGCAGGTTTCGGTCTCCTGAGATAGAGAAACACTTCCAGAGGCTACAGCAGCTGAGGGAGCAACTGCAGATGGACTGTCATGAG GCATGGATAAAGGTACTGGAATCATTCTccagccactaccatcgccaccgcCAGGCTGTGAGGTCCCTTGCTACCCTGGATGCCCTGGTGTCCCTCGCTGCTGTGGCCAAAGCTCAGGGCTACTGCCGACCCACTCTGTCAGAAAAGGGGAGTGGCGGGGCGATGCTGAAGATTGTGCAGGGCCGTCACCCGGTGGTTTGTCAGATTCAGACAGGGGACTAGCAGTATGTAGCCAACGACACCAACATGGAG GTTGATGGGGAGCGCGTGATGCTTGTAACAGGGCCAAACATGGGTGGCAAGTCATGCTACATGCGGCAGGTGGCCCTCATCGCCCTAATGGCCCAGATGGGAAGCTTTGTGCCAGCCGAGTCAGTTGACATGACCATTCTGGATGGCATCTATACAAG GATGGGCGCTGCAGACGAGATCTTCTCTGGACGCAGTACATTCATGGTGGAGGTTGGGGAGACAGCTGACATAATGCGAGAGGCCACCAAGGACTCTCTGGTGATCCTGGATGAGCTTGGCCGCGGCACCTCAACACATGACGGTGTAGCAGTGGCCATGGCAGTCCTGGACCACTTCCTTAACCGTGTTGGCTGCCTCACCATCTTTGTCACCCACTACCTCCCCCTCACCGACTTTGGCCGCATCTACCCATCACAAGTGGGCAACTACCACATGGCATTTATTGTGAATGATGAAGAAG AGAACAATGGAGTAGAGGCTGTGACCTTCCTGTATCAGCTGACCTCAGGGAGTGCCGGCCAGAGCTATGGCCTCAATGTGGCCCGCCTGGCCGAGGTGCCCCAGCCCATCCTCGTCCGGGCCTCCGAGAAGTCAAGTGAACTGGAGAAAACTTGCATTTCTAAGAG GAAAAGAATAGAGCTCTTCCAGGAGTTAATGACGACCAAAGACACTGAGGAACTGCGGCAGCAGCTGACAGTACTGAAAAATATGAATGAGGGAATAGATAGTGGAGTGGagagtggatag